Sequence from the Amycolatopsis sp. NBC_00345 genome:
CAGCTCGGCGATGCCGGGCAGCGGCAGGCCCATCATCTCCCCGCCGACGTGGTCGGCGTGGTGGTGCGTGGCGAGCACGCCGGTGAGCCGCATGTCGTCGGCGGCGAGCACGTCCAGCAGGTCCCGCACCGCGTAGGCGGGGTCGACGAGCACCGCTTCCCCGGTCTCGCGGTCGCCGATCAGGTAGGCGAAGTTGACCATCTGCGTCGCGAGGGGGTCTCCCACCGCGAAGTCCCGGCCGGCGAGCAGTTGGCGGAAGTACAGCTGGTCTGCCATGCGGGGCAGCCTATCCGCCGCCGGTCACTCCCCCACTTCGCCGTCGGCCAGCTCGCGCAGCGCGTCGAGGTGGCCGACGTGCCGGGCGGTCTCCTGGACGACGTGGGCCAGCACCCAGCGCACCGTGAACTCCCCCGACCGCCTCGTCCGGTCGTCGGCGGCCAGCCCGGCCAGCGAGGCCGCCGAGTGCGCCCACTCCTCTTGGTAGGCGGCGACCACCGAGGCCGGGTCGTCTTCGGCCGCGACGTCCCAGCTCGGGTCCGGCGAGCCCATCCACAGCGAGGGCAGCGCCGCGCCGCCGGCCTCGACCGAGAGCCACCAGCGCTCGACCGCGATGAGGTGCTTCACCACCCCCAGCGCGCTCGTCCGGGGTGACGCCGGCAGCGGCGTCGCCACCGCCTGCTCGCGGGACAGCCCGGCGAGCTTGTTCACGGCCGTGGCCCTCAGGAAGTCCAGGAACCGCGTCTGGACGGTGAGCTCGTCGCCGCTCAGGGGGTCGGGCCAGGCCCGCTCGACACTCGAACTGCTGTTCGACATGGCGAGGAGCGTACCGCAGGCCGCCCGGCATAGGGTGGGGATCATGGTGTGGGGACTTCTATGCGCGTTGCTTTCCGCGGTGGCGTACGGCGTCGCGTCCGTGATGCAGGCCGTCGCGGCCAAGGCGGCGCCGGACGCGGGGGCGGGCGTGGACCCGCGGCTGCTGCTTCGCGTGCTGCGGCAGTGGAAGTTCGTGCTCGGCCTCGGCCTCGACGTCCTGGGCTTCGTCGCGCAGATCGCCGCGCTGCACGTACTGCCGCTGTTCGTCGTGC
This genomic interval carries:
- a CDS encoding DinB family protein; this translates as MSNSSSSVERAWPDPLSGDELTVQTRFLDFLRATAVNKLAGLSREQAVATPLPASPRTSALGVVKHLIAVERWWLSVEAGGAALPSLWMGSPDPSWDVAAEDDPASVVAAYQEEWAHSAASLAGLAADDRTRRSGEFTVRWVLAHVVQETARHVGHLDALRELADGEVGE